A region of the Halalkalibaculum roseum genome:
GGAGATGCTCGGTCACTCTTCCATTATTACCACGGAAATCTATACGCACGTTGACCGATCGCTGCTGCATCAGGTCCATAAAGAATTTCATCCCCGAGCCTGATCCAAATTAGAAAATGCAGAAGGATACAACATTTCATATAATTGACTGAATTTTCTCAGTACATATAATCAACAATCAGCATGAAATTGCTCATTAGATTCTTATTTGTAGTTATACTCTTCCTCTACTCCGGTCTTCAAAACCCGGCAATTTCCCAGGTAGGCTGGACCAAGGCTTACGAAAATGCCGCCGTAGTGACTGCCGAAAGCCATGCTTCCAAAGCAGGCAAGCAGATACTCAGCGAAGGGGGAAATGCTGTTGATGCAGCCGTCGCCGTTCAATTTGCCCTGGCAGTGACCTTGCCCCGGGCTGGTAATATTGGAGGAGGCGGATTCATGGTTATACAAAAAGCTGACGGGACTTCTATATCCCTGGATTTTCGGGAGAAAGCACCCCTTAAATCTTCCCGAGATATGTACATCCGCAATGGCGAACTGGTTCCTGAGCTAAGCAGGGAAGGTGCTCTGGCCGTTGGAGTGCCCGGCGTAGTTGACGGCATGATAAAAGCACTGGAGAGATACGGGAACCTGCCATTGGAAACGGTGATGAAGCCTGCCATAAAATTGGCCAGTGAAGGTTATCGGTTGTCATGGGTTCAGGCGGAGGATTTGAATGCCCATGCTGAGGATTTTAGAAATTACGATTCATCTTCAGGCTATTTTACAAAACCTTCCGGGGAGCAGTTTGAGGAAGGAGACCTGTTTGTACAAAAAGACCTGGCTAAAACACTCCGCAGAATATCTACCATGGGGCGAAAAGGCTTTTATTCGGGTAAGACCGCAGATCTCATTGTAGGTGAAATGCAGAAGCTAGGAGGACTGATTACGTATAAGGATCTAAATGAATACGAATCCGTTTGGAGAAAAACTGTAAAAGCCCACTATCAAGACTATGAGCTGGCTATCATGCCCCCGCCCAGCAGCGGCAGCATAGCCATAGCCCAAATCATGAAGATGCTGGATAGCTATGATCTGAAAGAGCTCGGGTTTAACTCAGCCGATTATATTCACCTGATTACCGAAACCATGCGCAGGGCCTTTGCCGATAGAGCCTATTTCCTGGGTGATCCTGATTTTGTGGATATACCCGGTGATACCCTGCTAAGCGATGCTTATAATGAAAATCGCATGGAGACATTCAACTGGGATGCTTCCACCCCCAGCAGAGAGTTGGATCATGGTGATATTCCCACATTTCAGTATTCAGAATCATCAGAAACCACCCATTTTTCGATAGTGGATGCTGAAGGAAGTGCCGTAGCTGTAACTACCACGTTAAACGGTTCATTCGGCAGCCATGTCAGTGTAGGCGGAGCCGGTTTCCTTTTAAATAATGAGATGGATGACTTCACTGCCAAGCCCGGTGAGCCCAATATGTTCGGACTTATACAAGGTGAAGCAAATGCAGTTCAGCCCGGCAAGAGAATGCTAAGCAGCATGTCGCCCACCATAGTCACTAAAGACGGCAAAGTTAGAATGGTACTGGGTGCTGCAGGTGGGCCCCGAATAATTACAGCCACTTTTATGAGCTTTCTCAATATGGCTGTCTTTGGCATGAATGCCCGGGAAGCCATATCTGCTCCGCGTTTTCACCACCAGTGGATGCCCGACAAACTCTATTATGAAGCATTTGGAATTAGTCCTGATACTCGGGAACTTCTTGAAGCAAAAGGCCATGAGCTGGAAATGAGGCCTACCGTTGGAAGAGGCCACATTATTTATGTTGATGAAAATAACCGAAGGCACGGGGCAGCCGATCCAAGAGGCAACGGAACCGTGGAAGGGTATTAGATGCCGGATGCTCACCTACGTATATAGCTGCGGTGAGTAAACTGGATGCTGGAAAAATGTGTGTTATCGACCGTTTGAACAATTTTTTTAAAATTTTGAATAGTTTTTAATAAAAGAAGAACTGCTTTTATGGGGAAGAACTCAGACACAGATACCGATACAGCCATTCAATCGATTGAATGGCGCGAAGATCATTTGCGAATATTAGATCAGACTTACCTTCCGAAACGTGAAGTTTATAGCGATATAAGAGATGTCGGAAGGGTTTGGGAGGCTATCAAAAAGCTGAGAGTCAGAGGCGCACCTGCTATCGGTATCGCCGCAGCTTATGGATTTTACATGGGTATCAAGGAATTGCCGGAGAGCACCTTCGACAGCTTCTTAGTAGAAGTAGAACGAGTAGCTGAATACCTGGAGGGAGCACGTCCCACTGCCATTAATCTCAAATGGGCTCTGAATCGTATCAAGACGACCATTCAGGCTCACAAAGATAAGCCCATTGATGAGATCAAGGAGATCGTATTGAAAACCGCGAAAACGATCCATGACGAAGACAAACGCATCTGTAAAAAGATTGGCGAAAATGGAGTCTCCCTTGTTAAGAAAGATGCCAAAATACTGACTCACTGTAATACCGGAAGTCTTGCCACAGGTCAGTATGGCACCGCCCTTTCCGTCATTTTTCATGCCCATGAAGAGGGCAAAGACCTACAGGTTTGGGTGGATGAAACACGTCCCTTGCTACAGGGATCACGTCTTACTGCCTGGGAATTGATGAATGCAGAAATCCCCATGAAACTGATTACCGACTCTACGGCGGGATCTATCATGAGGCAGGGCAAGGTGGATATGGTGATTGTAGGAACTGACCGGGTAGCCGCTAACGGGGATACCGCAAATAAAATCGGTACCTATCCCCTAGCCGTGCTAGCTAAAGAAAACGATGTTCCCTTTTACGTTGCTGTTCCCCTATCCACAATAGATATGGAACTGGAAAACGGGGACGAAATTCCTATCGAAGAGAGAGACGACGAAGAGATTACAACCTTCAACGGATCCCAGGTCGCTCCCAAAAAAGTAGAAACCTATAATCCGGCTTTTGACATAACTCCACACAAGTATATTACCGGATTTATCACGGAGAAAGGAATTATAGAGCCACCTTTTAAAGAAAGTTTTGAGAAACTGTTTGAGGATTAGCTCACTAAAGCTTTACTAAACTGACAAAAGTTTAGTAAAGCTGCTTTTAATTCTTTCTTAGTACTTCCATCAAAGGCTCAGCCTTGACCGAGCCATGAGATGCGTGCCAAACCACCTCTCCTTCATTGAGTAATATAGCCTGTGGCGACTCGTGCCTCACATTTAGTTTATCAGCTATGTAGTTGGAGACGTCACGCGAAGAAATTACATCGACAAAGTTCATGTCTGTCGCTTCACTGATATCACCGGCCTGTTGCTCCAAATTTGATTTTGCAAAGATACAGACACTGCAGCGGTCACTGTGTTTATAAATAAGCTGAGGTGTGCTTTCTGATCTGCTCAGTAATTTATCGACAGAATCTTTGCCTTCTAAAATTTGCCACTCTTCCGCTTTATCCGCACCGGATTGGCTGAACATACCTTTTACTCCTTCAAAAAATCCCATAAATACTTTTCAATCACCTAAACAAATTCCTACGTCTCGTGCCGTCTGAACTGTATCACTGTCAAGAGGTACTGCCTTCATCTTGTTGGCGACCTCATTGATCGGAATACTGGTCAGCTTGTTATCCTGCAGCACCACCAGTTTGTTGAAATCTCTCTCCTGCACACAACGGATGGCAGCTGCCCCGAATCGCAGTGAAATCAACCTGTCGTAAGTAGTGGGAGAGCCTCCTCGCTGCAAGTGACCCAGCACAACCGATCGTGATTCCTGACCGGTTCTTTCGGTGAGTTCCGCAGCGACCTGCCGGGCAATTCCGCCAAGCTGCACTTCTTGTCCGATAGTTTTTCCTTTGGTCACCAGTTCGCCGCCTTTTGGCTTAGCTCCTTCGGCAACCACAATCATGGTATAGTGCTTATCTTTCGACTTGCGCTCTTCAATCTTTTCAACAATAGAATCGTATGTAAAGGGAATTTCAGGCAACAAAATAACATCTGCCGTTGAGGCAAGACCTGATAGAAGAGCGATCCATCCGGCATAGCGCCCCATTACTTCCACAACCATCAGTCTTTGATGGGACTCTGCCGTTGTTGTTATACGGTCAATGGCTTCCGTTGCAATACTGCGGGCCGTATCAAAACCAAGTGTGACATCGCAACCCCAGATATCATTATCAATTGTCTTCGGAACCCCGACGATATCCAAACCTTTATTGACCAGTTTATTGGCAATACGCATGGAACCGTCTCCACCGATGGCTACCAGCGCATCAATTCCGTAATCTTCAAATGTCTGCATGAGGTGATCGGATACATCTTTGGTATCCCAGCTCCCATCTTTCTTCTGGTAGGGCATTTCAAAAGGGTTTCCTTTGTTGGCTGTACCCAGAATAGTACCGCCCAACAAGGTGATACCCCTCACCTCTTTTTCGGTCAGCCTCACAAAAGGTTCATCCGTATAGATAGACCCGTATCCGTTTTCAATACCGTAGACTTCCCAGCCGCGACGAAGCGCCGCCAGAGTTGCTGCACGTATAGCCGCATTCAATCCCGGTGCGTCACCGCCACCTGTGTTGATAGCTATTTTCATGATAATTTTGCCTCCGCCAGGTTTTCGCCTTGCATTCTGAATACTTCCTCGGCCTCTTCAATACCGAGACCCCGTCGAATAATCATGGCTTCCTCCTCTGTCATGTCAATTATAGTTGTTTCCTGTGATGGCAAATCCTGCTGGTTATCAATGATAACATCCACCAGCTTATCAAATTCCCTCAAGA
Encoded here:
- the ggt gene encoding gamma-glutamyltransferase, with translation MKLLIRFLFVVILFLYSGLQNPAISQVGWTKAYENAAVVTAESHASKAGKQILSEGGNAVDAAVAVQFALAVTLPRAGNIGGGGFMVIQKADGTSISLDFREKAPLKSSRDMYIRNGELVPELSREGALAVGVPGVVDGMIKALERYGNLPLETVMKPAIKLASEGYRLSWVQAEDLNAHAEDFRNYDSSSGYFTKPSGEQFEEGDLFVQKDLAKTLRRISTMGRKGFYSGKTADLIVGEMQKLGGLITYKDLNEYESVWRKTVKAHYQDYELAIMPPPSSGSIAIAQIMKMLDSYDLKELGFNSADYIHLITETMRRAFADRAYFLGDPDFVDIPGDTLLSDAYNENRMETFNWDASTPSRELDHGDIPTFQYSESSETTHFSIVDAEGSAVAVTTTLNGSFGSHVSVGGAGFLLNNEMDDFTAKPGEPNMFGLIQGEANAVQPGKRMLSSMSPTIVTKDGKVRMVLGAAGGPRIITATFMSFLNMAVFGMNAREAISAPRFHHQWMPDKLYYEAFGISPDTRELLEAKGHELEMRPTVGRGHIIYVDENNRRHGAADPRGNGTVEGY
- the mtnA gene encoding S-methyl-5-thioribose-1-phosphate isomerase — protein: MGKNSDTDTDTAIQSIEWREDHLRILDQTYLPKREVYSDIRDVGRVWEAIKKLRVRGAPAIGIAAAYGFYMGIKELPESTFDSFLVEVERVAEYLEGARPTAINLKWALNRIKTTIQAHKDKPIDEIKEIVLKTAKTIHDEDKRICKKIGENGVSLVKKDAKILTHCNTGSLATGQYGTALSVIFHAHEEGKDLQVWVDETRPLLQGSRLTAWELMNAEIPMKLITDSTAGSIMRQGKVDMVIVGTDRVAANGDTANKIGTYPLAVLAKENDVPFYVAVPLSTIDMELENGDEIPIEERDDEEITTFNGSQVAPKKVETYNPAFDITPHKYITGFITEKGIIEPPFKESFEKLFED
- the ytxJ gene encoding bacillithiol system redox-active protein YtxJ, with protein sequence MGFFEGVKGMFSQSGADKAEEWQILEGKDSVDKLLSRSESTPQLIYKHSDRCSVCIFAKSNLEQQAGDISEATDMNFVDVISSRDVSNYIADKLNVRHESPQAILLNEGEVVWHASHGSVKAEPLMEVLRKN
- a CDS encoding 6-phosphofructokinase, which translates into the protein MKIAINTGGGDAPGLNAAIRAATLAALRRGWEVYGIENGYGSIYTDEPFVRLTEKEVRGITLLGGTILGTANKGNPFEMPYQKKDGSWDTKDVSDHLMQTFEDYGIDALVAIGGDGSMRIANKLVNKGLDIVGVPKTIDNDIWGCDVTLGFDTARSIATEAIDRITTTAESHQRLMVVEVMGRYAGWIALLSGLASTADVILLPEIPFTYDSIVEKIEERKSKDKHYTMIVVAEGAKPKGGELVTKGKTIGQEVQLGGIARQVAAELTERTGQESRSVVLGHLQRGGSPTTYDRLISLRFGAAAIRCVQERDFNKLVVLQDNKLTSIPINEVANKMKAVPLDSDTVQTARDVGICLGD